A genome region from Nitrosopumilus oxyclinae includes the following:
- a CDS encoding cobalamin B12-binding domain-containing protein yields the protein MVYIRAKKVKSDQYLYLVKSVWDSKKSTSKQEIVKYLGKASEVIKDDIPIEYRDNPKILSVLASYNPKDIKKREESTKKSKLQLYKKLTEGNIEDCVKIYQDYTRIFNEADFFDKILKQVMYDIGEDWASNKISIATEHVASNIAQTLVKIIMDSVSKIVNKKKILICVPVGEEHHLGCDVLETYLTIKGFKVFNMRTSLPTESIISFIENNKPNMVFVSITLPDNILAGQRLVRKITNECKIPILIGGYALQTDKIPKFDARVISKVNLEELPKIIRNV from the coding sequence ATGGTCTATATCAGAGCAAAAAAAGTAAAATCTGATCAATATCTATACCTAGTCAAAAGTGTCTGGGATTCAAAAAAAAGTACATCCAAACAAGAAATTGTGAAATATTTAGGTAAAGCATCAGAAGTCATAAAAGATGATATTCCAATCGAATATAGAGATAATCCCAAAATTCTCTCAGTTCTAGCATCTTACAATCCAAAAGATATTAAAAAAAGAGAAGAATCAACAAAAAAATCAAAACTACAACTCTACAAGAAATTAACAGAAGGCAATATAGAAGATTGTGTAAAAATATATCAAGACTACACAAGAATTTTTAATGAAGCAGATTTTTTCGATAAAATTTTAAAACAAGTCATGTACGACATTGGTGAAGATTGGGCAAGTAATAAAATCAGTATCGCGACAGAACATGTTGCAAGTAACATTGCACAAACATTAGTTAAAATAATTATGGACAGTGTTTCAAAAATAGTAAATAAGAAAAAAATACTCATATGTGTTCCAGTTGGAGAGGAACATCATTTGGGATGTGATGTCTTAGAAACATATCTTACAATAAAAGGATTCAAAGTATTCAATATGAGAACATCATTACCAACAGAGTCCATCATTAGTTTTATTGAGAACAATAAACCAAATATGGTATTTGTCTCAATTACATTGCCAGATAACATCTTAGCTGGTCAAAGGTTGGTAAGAAAAATAACTAATGAATGTAAAATCCCAATTTTAATTGGAGGATATGCACTACAAACGGATAAAATTCCAAAGTTCGATGCAAGAGTAATTTCAAAAGTAAATTTAGAAGAATTGCCAAAAATTATTAGGAATGTTTAA
- a CDS encoding NAD-dependent epimerase/dehydratase family protein gives MKQHSLNEKIHQTSPFSIMVTGATGFIGSRLLSTLSLNGYTVTGLSRKKLNDEDNVKYVQADVFDKEQLTKSMQGIEVVYYLLHSMEGSKSEWQNFANREKVQAQNFLESATKAGVRRIIYLGGLVNDSLELSPHMKSRKDVGDILRSGSIPVTEFRASLIIGAQGGSYAMLRYLVERLPVMICPSWVKSLAQPIAVDDVVFYLAECLSKPETMGQIFEIGGPDKITYEELMRVYSAYLNRNLFVLQIPFLTTRLSSYWVDLITPVKASLARPLIDSLVHDTIVTDDKITKIIQIKLKSVRESIDIATNEMISSPPLSKVKEEKTGFKINQKLIQISLLALAFIGTSYYWLDDRSDVYQPLWLLGSFLWYGIIIASLILIRNNTRLGYFLAGILSWVTLVFWLIDNFYVVFQTSLIASEPNELMTLRNFIGIFIVSLTVLSSHNLFHKVIDYQYKGKPI, from the coding sequence ATGAAACAACATTCTTTAAATGAAAAAATTCATCAAACATCTCCGTTTTCAATTATGGTTACTGGTGCCACTGGTTTTATTGGTTCTAGATTATTGTCTACTCTTTCATTAAATGGTTATACAGTTACAGGATTAAGTAGAAAAAAATTGAATGATGAAGACAATGTCAAATATGTACAAGCTGATGTTTTTGATAAAGAACAATTGACAAAATCTATGCAAGGGATCGAGGTTGTTTACTACTTACTACATTCTATGGAGGGAAGTAAAAGTGAATGGCAAAATTTTGCAAACCGTGAAAAAGTTCAAGCTCAGAATTTTCTTGAATCCGCTACAAAAGCTGGTGTAAGGAGAATAATCTATTTGGGAGGACTAGTCAATGATAGTCTTGAATTATCTCCGCATATGAAAAGTCGCAAAGATGTAGGTGATATACTTCGCTCTGGTTCTATTCCTGTAACTGAATTTCGTGCCTCATTAATTATTGGTGCACAAGGTGGTTCATATGCTATGTTACGTTATCTTGTAGAGCGATTACCTGTGATGATTTGTCCATCTTGGGTTAAATCATTGGCTCAACCTATTGCAGTAGATGATGTAGTTTTCTATTTAGCTGAATGTCTTTCAAAGCCTGAAACTATGGGTCAAATTTTTGAAATTGGTGGACCTGATAAGATAACCTATGAGGAATTAATGAGAGTCTATTCTGCATATTTGAATAGAAATCTGTTTGTTCTACAAATTCCTTTTTTAACTACTCGACTCTCCTCTTATTGGGTAGACCTTATTACTCCAGTTAAGGCCTCACTTGCAAGACCTTTGATTGATAGTCTTGTACATGATACTATTGTCACTGACGATAAAATTACAAAAATTATCCAAATTAAATTGAAATCCGTACGTGAATCCATTGATATCGCTACTAATGAAATGATTTCATCTCCTCCGTTATCTAAAGTAAAAGAAGAAAAAACTGGTTTCAAAATTAATCAAAAATTAATTCAGATCTCATTATTGGCTTTGGCTTTTATTGGAACTTCTTATTATTGGTTAGATGATAGATCTGATGTTTATCAGCCTCTGTGGTTGTTAGGTTCTTTTCTTTGGTATGGCATAATAATTGCATCTCTAATTCTTATACGAAATAATACCCGTTTGGGTTACTTTTTGGCGGGAATCCTGTCTTGGGTTACTTTGGTGTTTTGGCTAATTGATAATTTTTACGTTGTATTTCAAACTTCATTGATTGCATCAGAACCTAATGAATTAATGACGCTTAGAAATTTTATTGGAATCTTTATTGTTTCGTTAACTGTTTTGTCGTCTCATAATTTATTTCATAAGGTTATAGATTATCAGTATAAGGGAAAACCTATTTGA
- a CDS encoding pyrimidine dimer DNA glycosylase/endonuclease V, whose amino-acid sequence MRVWDIPVEKLCRNHLLGEHRELHAMWIVITQNKKGYSKHPETIRWVGKLKALYLRHNEQVIEMKNRGYNHQSPLDVKKATGKSKQDTYLDLPTKQIQILKQKGCNCKV is encoded by the coding sequence ATGAGAGTTTGGGATATTCCTGTTGAAAAACTATGCAGAAACCATTTGCTGGGTGAGCATCGGGAACTACATGCTATGTGGATAGTCATCACCCAAAACAAGAAAGGATATTCAAAACATCCTGAAACTATCAGATGGGTTGGGAAATTGAAGGCATTGTATCTAAGACACAATGAGCAAGTAATTGAAATGAAAAATAGAGGCTATAATCACCAAAGTCCATTAGATGTAAAAAAAGCAACAGGGAAATCTAAACAAGATACATATCTAGACTTACCAACAAAGCAAATCCAAATTCTAAAACAAAAAGGTTGTAACTGTAAAGTCTGA
- a CDS encoding bifunctional nuclease family protein, whose product MEIDQAQEPDYESVKIDYVGFVDPYAVEGMVVLKADNGKEFHMRAFSGEVAKHISSFGETEGEAAPSIYKMIEEICEQNELVLVKVKIYESGDVLRANLYFTGKKDLVLRNYRASDAMALGAFYNIPILVRKNLLKESMEAE is encoded by the coding sequence ATGGAAATTGATCAAGCACAAGAGCCTGATTATGAGTCTGTGAAAATTGATTATGTTGGATTCGTTGATCCTTATGCCGTTGAAGGTATGGTTGTTCTAAAAGCTGATAATGGAAAAGAATTCCATATGAGGGCCTTTTCTGGTGAAGTTGCAAAACATATCTCGAGTTTTGGCGAAACTGAAGGTGAGGCCGCACCATCCATTTACAAGATGATTGAAGAAATTTGTGAACAAAATGAATTGGTTCTAGTTAAAGTCAAAATTTATGAAAGTGGTGATGTGTTGCGTGCCAATCTATACTTTACAGGTAAGAAAGACCTTGTATTGAGAAACTATCGTGCTTCAGATGCTATGGCATTGGGTGCATTTTATAATATTCCAATTCTTGTAAGGAAGAATCTGCTTAAAGAAAGCATGGAAGCAGAATAA
- a CDS encoding peptidase has protein sequence MKTIIAAISTIALLLVVTSSVSSAYAEVPGWVKNNAGWWADGAISESEFISGIEFLITDGIIVVPPTTVSSETSNGVPDWVKNNAGWWADGTITDGEFVNGIQHLIKSGLISVSVNSVPVQVAPVESNSDSKLAALEAELEKCSEILKAYKRIDCEKPIDKAIMLYKYKTNAEHFDLGPITYHWFGVGSEGNEFEITSSGQAILSIRMLAENTSSEITAIHCTSPAICAYDIWDGSKAFKYSGMDFTSGEIVLNPGDSREFNILFGPNIGYGGTEFKYDPSKSYTFRINENFGSANIPLKLE, from the coding sequence ATGAAAACAATAATCGCCGCAATTTCAACAATTGCTCTACTTTTAGTAGTTACCTCATCTGTATCCTCTGCTTATGCAGAAGTACCTGGTTGGGTAAAAAACAATGCTGGATGGTGGGCTGATGGAGCTATCTCTGAATCTGAATTTATTTCAGGTATTGAATTTTTGATTACAGATGGAATCATTGTAGTACCTCCAACAACTGTCTCATCTGAAACATCTAATGGTGTTCCAGATTGGGTAAAAAACAATGCTGGATGGTGGGCTGATGGAACTATCACTGATGGTGAATTTGTAAATGGAATTCAACACTTGATAAAATCTGGTCTTATTTCAGTTTCTGTAAATTCTGTACCAGTTCAGGTTGCACCAGTTGAATCTAATAGTGATTCAAAATTAGCTGCACTTGAAGCTGAGTTAGAGAAATGCTCAGAAATTCTCAAAGCATACAAAAGAATTGATTGTGAAAAACCAATTGACAAAGCAATCATGCTTTACAAATACAAAACAAATGCTGAGCACTTTGATCTAGGACCAATAACCTATCACTGGTTTGGTGTAGGCTCTGAAGGAAATGAATTTGAAATTACTTCTTCAGGACAAGCAATATTGTCAATTCGTATGCTTGCAGAAAATACTAGCTCAGAAATAACTGCAATACATTGTACTAGTCCTGCAATATGTGCATATGATATCTGGGATGGTTCAAAAGCATTCAAGTATTCTGGAATGGACTTTACCAGTGGTGAGATAGTATTGAATCCTGGTGATTCACGAGAATTCAACATCCTCTTTGGACCTAACATTGGATATGGTGGAACTGAGTTCAAATATGACCCCTCAAAAAGTTACACCTTCAGAATCAATGAAAACTTTGGAAGTGCAAACATTCCTTTGAAACTGGAGTAA
- a CDS encoding YbgA family protein: MEVTSKVNEKQEDNQTSEQELTEKDIKKYVFERFEEIKKSNKIKDLITFQAMNKHMLMAHNQSELKILGNIVASNKKIEFSEILKEYEKHLNVALESKPTTKTHSNVILHVFGTFFNDFTQLEKEKFLELIKQYKDEKISIGEILSEINQIIYRFNNTYLAMQTYFLLYSNSNLENLFAILKKNK; encoded by the coding sequence GTGGAAGTAACATCAAAAGTGAATGAAAAACAAGAGGATAATCAGACCTCAGAACAAGAATTAACTGAAAAAGACATCAAAAAATATGTTTTTGAACGTTTTGAAGAAATAAAAAAATCAAATAAAATTAAAGATTTGATAACATTTCAAGCGATGAATAAACACATGCTTATGGCTCACAATCAAAGTGAATTAAAAATCCTAGGTAATATTGTTGCAAGTAATAAAAAAATAGAATTTTCAGAAATATTAAAAGAATATGAAAAACATCTCAATGTAGCATTAGAATCTAAACCTACAACAAAGACACATAGTAATGTAATTTTGCATGTTTTTGGAACCTTTTTTAATGATTTTACTCAATTAGAAAAAGAAAAATTTTTAGAATTAATAAAACAATACAAAGATGAAAAGATCTCAATAGGTGAAATTTTATCGGAAATCAATCAAATAATTTATAGATTCAACAACACATATCTTGCAATGCAAACTTATTTTCTATTATACTCTAATTCAAATTTAGAAAATTTATTTGCTATTTTAAAAAAAAATAAATAA